A genomic region of Gossypium hirsutum isolate 1008001.06 chromosome D01, Gossypium_hirsutum_v2.1, whole genome shotgun sequence contains the following coding sequences:
- the LOC107920888 gene encoding WEB family protein At3g51220, with product METQVPNPSSKPPKDYRSNVDTSRPFRSVKEAVAVFGERLLVGEIYTPKPYTYSRPPSQEITWFSPSPLSRKEDDQESIHHQGVLDTLKKLETELEETKAELKLLKERESETEVALASLNAELHKNMSKLARAEAAAAKMAAETTTPRTVSMEMGNKSEDRAREEERRKELMKRMENNPTLSQILSIGEKEGYFGGKRERKLMKKKPIVPLVGDWLFKKKGSPTTLHNPLYAS from the coding sequence ATGGAAACCCAAGTCCCAAATCCGTCGTCAAAGCCACCCAAAGATTATCGCTCCAACGTCGACACTTCCCGTCCTTTCCGCTCAGTCAAAGAAGCCGTTGCTGTCTTCGGTGAGCGGCTTCTCGTTGGAGAGATATATACTCCAAAGCCTTACACTTACAGTCGCCCTCCTAGCCAAGAGATCACATGGTTTTCACCCAGTCCCCTAAGCCGTAAAGAAGATGACCAGGAGAGTATCCATCATCAAGGGGTTCTTGATACCTTAAAGAAGCTCGAGACTGAGCTGGAGGAAACAAAGGCCGAGTTGAAGTTGCTGAAGGAGAGAGAATCCGAAACCGAAGTTGCGTTGGCTTCACTTAATGCTGAACTTCACAAGAACATGTCAAAGTTGGCTAGAGCTGAGGCGGCGGCAGCTAAAATGGCGGCGGAGACAACAACACCCAGAACTGTGAGTATGGAGATGGGAAATAAATCAGAAGATAGAGCGAGAGAGGAAGAGAGAAGAAAGGAGTTGATGAAAAGAATGGAAAATAACCCAACCTTGTCTCAGATACTGAGTATAGGTGAGAAAGAAGGGTATTTCGgagggaaaagagaaaggaagTTGATGAAGAAGAAACCCATTGTTCCTTTGGTTGGAGATTGGCTTTTCAAGAAGAAAGGCTCCCCCACTACTCTTCACAATCCTCTTTATGCCTCCTGA